One genomic segment of Fervidobacterium pennivorans includes these proteins:
- a CDS encoding sulfite exporter TauE/SafE family protein, whose translation MVELLLFLGGIFSGVVNVLAGGGSFLTLPILGLYGLSPTVANGTNRIGILLQNISATWRFLAKRELELKNAIFITIPTIMGAILGTSIVLSLPEKLVKLSVGIIFIIMSYFVLFTPKVWEEGRRKKSNRTISFAVFFLIGIYGGYIQAGVGFFLIYALTLLEGYDVRKANAMKIFLTLIFTVFSLTLFSFRNKVEFVPGLILGAGSFVGGYIGSYLNTRVNKKVIRYVVAGMMIFSAMNYIFS comes from the coding sequence GTGGTTGAATTGTTGTTGTTTTTGGGAGGGATTTTTTCAGGAGTAGTCAATGTTCTTGCGGGTGGTGGTTCTTTTCTAACGCTTCCAATACTCGGTTTGTATGGTCTAAGTCCAACCGTAGCTAATGGAACCAATAGGATAGGTATACTTTTACAAAACATCTCAGCAACATGGCGCTTTCTGGCTAAAAGAGAATTGGAACTGAAAAATGCTATTTTTATAACTATTCCAACGATAATGGGTGCTATATTGGGTACATCAATAGTCCTGAGCCTTCCTGAGAAGTTAGTTAAGCTGAGTGTTGGAATTATATTTATCATTATGTCTTACTTTGTATTGTTTACACCTAAGGTGTGGGAAGAGGGAAGGAGAAAGAAATCAAACAGAACCATCAGTTTTGCGGTTTTCTTCCTTATAGGAATCTACGGCGGATATATCCAAGCAGGGGTTGGATTTTTCTTAATCTATGCCTTAACACTTTTGGAAGGTTACGATGTGAGAAAGGCAAATGCAATGAAGATATTCCTGACACTCATTTTTACGGTTTTCTCACTGACTTTGTTTTCTTTTAGGAACAAGGTCGAATTTGTGCCAGGGTTAATTCTTGGTGCCGGTTCGTTTGTTGGAGGATACATCGGCTCTTATTTGAACACACGGGTAAATAAGAAGGTTATAAGGTATGTTGTAGCTGGAATGATGATATTTTCAGCCATGAACTATATTTTTTCTTAA